The genomic window cctgataaaataaattttgtgaataatggtataataaatctgtttagtaaaattacatattttattaattcagttgaaattgataaaattgaaaatcctggaataacaacaacaattaaaggcttagcatcattttctaatgatttatcattaaataatgctggttggcaaattgtaaataaaggtagtgtttgtaataagaaaggttatttttctgttagcattccattgtgtatattaattgggttttttgatgattacaaaaatttcatttttagaattaatcaaaaattagaattaataagatcaaatgatgatacaaattgtttaattattgatagtagtttaagtgatcatactttttctattgatattaatcaaattatatggagaatgcctcatgttaaattttcagttgaagttgatcatgaaattaataaaaaaatttcaaataatacaaactttcaaatgtattttagaaattggagatactattgtactactgcaattccagctgtaaagacttatacctggaatataacatcatctagtgctaaacctagatattttcttattgcatttcaaacattaagaaatcagaataattataaagacaatagtaaatttgaccattgtaatttagaaaatgttgtagttaaattaaatacaaatagatatccaaactatgatatgcaactatctattaatcaaaataaatttgatacattatataatatgtttctagattttaaaaattcatattatggttctagtataaataatttaccaatagttaattatgatacatttttaaaagaatatccaataatatgcattgatacatctaaacagaatgaggtaattaaagaggctgctattgatattaaaattgaatttaaatggacagaagattttccatcaaatacagtcgttcactgtttaattattagtgatgatagttattcatataatccactaacaaatcaagtgatgcatgtttgacttgtttttttttaatttttataaaatttaaattaactaaaaattaattgaaataaatatgtaattaattatattaatagattaaaaaaatttgtctaaaattctaaattatggatggtcatttaaaagttactaaattagataataaaattaaattaactattcaaaattttgatactcataaaccaataaaaagattaaatgaaatatttccgaatattattagagcaattatttgtggaccaagtaattgcggaaaaacaaatgtattattaaatatattatcaaagatttattattctgatataataatttgttcaaaaacttgctatcaagaaaaatataaatttttagaagatatgataattcaattcaataaattgtgtgttaaaaatgatttggaatctaaagatataaaatgtttatcaattcaatctctaccaacacctgaaaatattaaaccatattctgtaataatatttgacgatatctctacagaacaacaagataatatttccaattattttgcttatggtagacacaataacatttcttgtttttatttatgtcaaacatattcaaaaattcctaaacaattgataagagataatgcaaactatataattttatttaaacaagacaagactaatctgaaacacatatttaatgaccattgtaatgatattgattatgatattttaaaaaatatgtgtattcaatgttggaaagaacagtttggatttttagtaattgacaaagaacaagaaaaaaatgatggtagatataaaaaaatgtttgaatttttctttacaatataaaaaaatgtttgaatttttgtttaaataagatttttattttttattatatccagctattttggaaatctttatatttttcatttttttcatcaaaaactatatctaatatttttctatatttatataatccatcaatggttatatctaaattttgcaatttttggtatTGTGTTACCAAAAAGCCTATATAACGTAATTTACAAGCATAGCTTTcgcttatcttaaattttttatatatatctttcatagttgtatatttacattttacaccaattttttataacctttttctaattgcaattttcttgcatattcttctaaaattaatcctattgtacaatttatataaaaagtatttttcttattttgtaataataatttattaattttatataattttgtaatattatcaTCAATActatctttttgtaaattttgtataaattcattatcaattttaaaatctaaaCCAGTTGGTTTAGATTGGTTTACACGTTTTGATTCCAATAATTCTTTTAAATCGATGAAATCAAATTCTCTTTTatctttcttataattttttttatcttttttatccataaacatattatccaaaaaatttttatatttttcattttttaattttaggccattgccttcaaatatatatttttcttttagttgattaaaagaagaaatacgtttttctatacaaaaactggtgaaggtttcaagatctttaaaaaatttttcccctTCTTCATCAAATCCATCCTTGCTTTCATCGAAATCCATACTTTCttctgaaacaaataaataaattaataaaaacttaaaaaattacaaaaaaaaaaacttaccagccatagttataaaatctttttgttttgtttttttttttgcgtccaccctcttctaacgctaaatacatactgcacttgtaaccatgtttgacaaagtcaaacggtttcgacagagtcgaaacatgtgttgatgtataaaagcttatcaaatattatgcttatcttgcagtttgtgactcatgtTGACTCCgtcaacggttcacaaagtgaacatattcaacagtatttctttttttttttggtttgtgcttatgcttattctatttatagattgtgagcaatgttgataagatcagcattgcttgctttgcatactactcagctgtaattacattacttcagaatatgatgtttagatgagttggttaagcagttggaattataacaataattttgttgcaagttcaaatctgactcaaagactcttgttttgaggagttcgtcgttttttttgaaaggtactttaaaaaataaatgtatccttttttgttttttttttttttttgaatagattactttaaatattttgtaataaatatttaaaattatcatcgacccaactcaaaatttttaacttttttttttatttttgtttgaatagattactttaaatattttgtaatcaatatttaaaattatcatcgacccaactcaaaatttttaacttttttttttatttttgtttgaatagattactttaaatattttgtaatcaatatttaaaattatcatcgacccaactcaaaatttttaactttttttttatttttgtttgaatagattactttaaatattttgtaatcaatatttaaaattatcatcgacccaactcaaaatttttaactttttttttatttttgtttgaatagattactttaaatattttgtaataaatatttaaaattatcaatcaataataatcgacccaactcaaaatttttaactttttttttatttttgtttgaatagattactttaaatattttgtaatcaatatttaaaattatcatcgacccaactcaaaatttttaactttttttttatttttgtttgaatagattactttaaatattttgtaatcaatatttaaaattatcatcgacccaactcaaaattttaactgtaccaacctaaatattgattactagtacatcaaaaatagatatctttaatatcttaaaaatattaactacgagtaactataatttaggggtggactaaatcgacccacatcaaaattttaactgtaccaacctaaatattgattactagtacatcaaaaatagatatctttaatatcttaaaaatattaactaagagtaactataatttaggggtggactaaatcgacccaattcaaaatttttaactttttttttgagataatataagctaaaaaaatgagttaaatgttaaaaaatgttaaaattttgagtaactgtaagttaaaaaaatgagttaaatggtaaaaatgttaaatttttgagttaaaatgataaaaatattaaaattttaatatttttgatattgcgttgtagcccggaatatacatactactcatATCTATTTGACCAACTGCGCTCACGATCTGCTTCAGCGCCTGATAACCCCAGCGCAGCGTAAATACTCTACTGCGAAGCCGCACTTGTAATTGCAACTGCAAACAGCTTTTGCCTTTCCAACTACCAAATGGCTTTTTCTAATTGCTTTTCGATTTGATTTCGTTGCCTATTGACCTTTTTGTATTTAAGTTTTGCATTtcctattcattttttatttctcttctcTTTGCAAACTGACCCAACTTCAACACATCAACGACGTGCCGCTGAAAACAAACTTACGGTGCGCCCTGTTTGCGTGTTTGTGCTTAGCTGAATGGACTGTCGCCTAACAGTTTGTTGCTTAAACTAACAAAAACTCGTACATTCAttcgaaaaacaacaacaattactacCTCAGTATCTGTCATATATCTTCTTACCTATATAGCGAACTTATACTGCCAACACTATCGAACATGCCTGCCACAGCCACTGCTATATCCTCCACACCTTTGGCTGTACCGGCAGCGGCCAATTCGCAACTCACTGCCATCAGCGAAATCAGTGAACTGCATCAATTGCGTGATTTATACCGTCGTGATTGGCCTGCCCACTGTGTGGGCTACTATTGTCTGAGCAATTTCATTGACTGGGTGGAAAATCGTCAGCAGCTGAGCTCAGTGGCGGATATGAAAAATCTACAGATTTTCACACTGGACAGCGATTGGCATAGCGATGGACTTTTTCTGATTGTGGTAAGTAATTTGGCAGTAACTAtagtgcaaatatgtatgtttggcAATGTATGTTGTAAAAGCATCTGTACATGCGCATACACATATAGCCTAGGTAGGAATAATTGGCAGTGTCTAActgtatttttgctttttgacgaAAGTTAGTTTAGGATGTGATTTCGGCGAGTATCTCACTTTCATCCTGCCAGCATGTGAAGTAATCATGGCAGGTGCCACACGGCCTTCTGACGTGACTGCCAACTGGCTAGTGTCAAGTAAGAAAATCAGGCCAAGTGTGTTTGGCTGCTTTTTATTTCATGCGCCAACTATAATCCAGCCGCTGTTAACGTAGATGTTGGAGTCAATATAGTcactgtttataatttttggtagCAGTTCATTCTTCGtttcagttaaaaaaagtaatcccTCTGTGGCTAACTTATCGCCATCTTTTTCAGCAAAGTGGTTTCGATGGCCTAAATTAGGTATACTGAGAGTTTATTGTAGACGCTAAGCTTTGCATTCATGACTACCGTTCtggagtgcataggttcgaaacTCCGTGTATGAAACATAAAATTGCCCGCctctcgtcaggcaatggcaaacctccgagtgtatttctgccatggaaaagctgctcataaaaaaccatttgccgttcggaacaacatcaaaacacacgccacaaataggaggaagagctcggccaaacacctaacagaagagtacgcgccaactatttatttatttattgaaactttGCTTAACCAGTCTCGAGTTGGTTGTTAAATATCTGAGCGCTAGACTAACGAGTGAAAATTAATATGCGCTCGTTTGAATACGAAAGAGTTTACTAGACTTCAAAAAACGGCAAACTTCCCCCATAGAAGGTCCTATAAAATTTGCCGGAAGGAAAAAACTTTACGCTCATCGTCGGATTATTCAAATCATCTATTCCCATCCAatcttggtgaaagaaaacCATCAGGAAAAATCATGGGAATACACTTAGCTGAGGTTTAAAGTATTAAGtgtaaaaatactataaaactgGATCCTGTTTATTAGAGTTTACTTAAATAgctatttttcaacttttaaaatttttaactaaataaataaataaattggggGGTTCAATTTATCGGTTTTTCTAAGACTTAATGGTTTCCATATAAGCAGAAATTATTCTTcgtttattaaagaaaatagtATAAATAGTATATCTATGCTAAAAGGAAAGTTAAAATCCAATTTCTGTACGAAACTGTTAACTCACAAAAGTTATTCGGTGATCCctcttttatatataaagtaaCAGCTGTGGCTCTGCCTGCCCCTAGAAGCATAGgtattaccagagaatgttaatgaaaaGAGAAGACGCAaatgttaaataacattttttcgaGCACTAAATTGAGGATTCGCTATTAAGGGATTGCAGATTTTCATTAGCATTCGCTGTTATATGTAAGCGTTTACATTTTACATTCACATGTAATTCGACTGTCACTGTTGAAATAACATGTTCTCTTAAGCCAGTAAGCTGAGTTGATTCAGTTATTAAAGAGCGTCACAAAAGTtgatacaacaacaattgaATACGAACTTGTGCATTAAAGTGCAGTATTTAACGACAGTTAAGACTCGGTGGAATTAggttataattattataattattatgaaatatttcTCAAGATTATTGTTAGAGAATAAAGAGAGTGAGTGGATTTGGTAGTGAGTCGGAaccacaaatttattttaaagtctCATACAAGTCATGCAACTGTAATGATaccacaaaatataatataagtggtaatttgaatatttttatgagaaatatAGGCCCAGCTGATGCCTTCGATTAAATTGCGGAAGTAgtcttaaaaagttggaaagaataaaatggaggtttgcacttcgctcttaaaatattttgtcatcATCGAAACCCTATTCCCTCTGTAAATCTAGGATGGAAACAAGGACGATAGATTgccaggtttgctatttagctatgatgaaaaagaaaactgTGAGgagaactttggctgccacctCACTTGGGAGATTCGGCAGCTGAATTCTGCTCGATCATTTCACACACTTGTTCAATTAGTCGCTTTTCAGATAGCAACGAAATGTCATTGGTTAATTTTTATCGCATTTctccaacacaatctcagtttttttaaacacaCCACAAGtaacgtcagcccatcagctgattctgtcaaattcgctgagagccgaataacgATTTGCTAAAAAGCACACTTGTTTCACCATGGGATGGAGGTGGGCTAGGTTGAACGTGAGGGCCTTTCTTCTAGTCGTACCAGGACAAAAGATTTCCGCCTTTATCTCGTTAGGGCACCGCATTCAAGAAGCAAGTGTAGTGGAGCTTCTGCGGATAGATCGCAAAATCGAGAGAAGTTGTTCAATCATATCGAAAGCCTGTGCAGATGCCAGCGCAGCCTGCAGTGGTTAGTCCGAATGCCAGCTgtattctcagtttatccttagaGTGGTTtatgaaatgtttaaatatctTTTGATTAGGCGCTACCAGTTAGGACttagagagaaaaaaattaatccaaGATATTTTAGTTGATAGGTTGCATGATTAATATAAAGATTTTAAACTAGGTAGTGGTTCAAATAATCTGCtaaaaaatcatcatttttattttatttgaaaatgtctTTTCGCGGCaactaatttaataatttcatacCTTTCCACAGGATCGCTATCAGCTCTTTGTAAACTCTCTGTTGGCCAGCGAGGACAGTGAACGTCTAACCAAAGCAATCAGTCTACTCAACTGGACTTGGCCAGGCTACAAAGTTAGCTCTTTTCGTGAACGTCATCGTCTCTCAGTGCTGAGTGTAGTACGCGACAAGAAATTAACAACAGAGTACGACAGCCTGACTGTTATGTACTACAAGCCCAGCGCGGAAGTACTGCAGTTACCAATAAGGTACGTATGTATGGATTTATATAGGTTAACTCTGTGCAGATGGATTAGCGCTTCTATGTATATGAATGCGTGATTGCAGCTGTTCCGCCAACTACGTGCTACGCCCTTTAAACGCCGCAACTGATGCTGAGGAAATCGATACACTCTGGCCCAATCGTCATCAGGGCTCCCTATTTTTGATTAAACGTCTCATCGAATGGAATGCGAATATCGGCGTTTACACCGCAGACACCGACGAGCTTGTTGCATGGTGCTTGCGGTAAGTTGATGCTTGCACGAATATAGTTGTACCAATgtacaattatttatatatatactttttttaatttccctttTCTTCGTTCCACCAGCCTTCAGGGTGGTTTTCTCGGTGCACTGCAAGTGAAAGAAAATCACAAGCGTCGCGGTTTGGGTAGCCTGGTGGCTGCGGCTACTGCGCAACGCATAGCAGAGCAGGGCGATGATGTAATGGCGTTGGTGAACAAGAATAATAGTGCCTCACGTGGCATGTTCGACAAGCTGGGATTCAAAGTTGTCGATAACTGCTACTGGCTGCGAACATTGCCCACCCAGAATGTGGAGATCCCTTGGCCAGATGGCGAGTAAAGGATAGAGCGTTTAAGCGATTTAAATGAATAGAATTTtagtgaaatatgaaataaatgcatTAACTTGTAAATAGTGAATGAACTTTAAGCTGATATCGTCTGCTTATTTATTTCATGAGATTGACGATTATTGTGGTGCAAAGCCATGATTTATTTTcccatagttttttttaattaattttaattttccaatgATCTTCATTTAtcgtataattttatttttattatttttttaatactaataaatttaaaaaaaaattttgttcaatttttttgtttttgttttttaaatccatAATTCTTTTACAAGTTGTCTCAAGTAATTTCTCCCATTGCATGTGAGTTGCATGGACACAAACATTGAATAAAAGCCCTAACTAAACTTATCCAAGTTCCGCTTAAATTTGCATTCACTTATTTATCTCTGTAACctgtaaagcaacaaaaaatatgagTGAAATCTTTTCTATGGCAAAGTAACGGTATAGGTATTTTGTCAGGTACTTAAGATTACTAAAATACTTAAAGACCACCTCTCTAAAGCTCTCCTGATTTTGAGGATGAGGAAGCACTCCATTTCCACTTTTCGTATggaattttacagttttttttttataaataggaactaatgcatatttttcaataatactTCAGAATTGTGAATTTCACTGCGAAAATCGTTAATCgttgcgtaaaaaattgaacatCTATGTATAGGAttatctaataagaggtgttattttgatattcaaagaaaaatgttattttttaatataaatgatcgtatgattatttcattataaagaggaaggagtgccgttaatagtggaaactaacgtcaggcaaatgaccaccgcgaccacgcttacatgacaatatccttttcatgaagtCTTCTATAACCGtaatgcaaagtggctgccctatgtcctcgatagcctcacgaattccatctttgaggtcttgaatcgaccctggtctgttggcgtagaccttctctttcacgtggccccaaagaaaaaagtcacaaggtgttgaaTCACAAgacctcggtggccaattgtgatcatctcttcgagagataacacggtccggaaacttttccccgcacaatatcaatggtttcgtggcTTGTGTGGcaggtagcgccgtcttgttgaaaataaacgttgtccaggtcaatatcatccaattccggccataaaaaattgttaatcaactCTCcggtttaacacctaacacgtgttattggaaaactcatTACATTCGGAATTTACTACAGAAAGTTTTACAAAGAACATGAAAATGAGAATCAAAAGAGATttggaaaataatatatatagtaCTTCTAAAGTATTTTACGCCCTCCAAATTATGTTCAACACATTCTGGAACATATCTATCGAAGTGCAATTGACCATTTTGCTTACGTAGCGCCGCTTAGAAGAAtctaactcgaaaagttatggacAAACAGACATTGAAATTTTCACCCAATTTCATGCTCCCCTTAACAATTTATTGCACCAATTAACTAAAAATGTGGTAaacaatttaatgaaataaaaaaaaaattgaaataaaaatggtaTATCTATTGACGCAAATTATTTTAGAGAGCTCCCCATATGTTTGAAAAGTGTCGCAGAGATGTTTACACTCCTCACGAACCCCAAtgcaaataaagagaaaatgttGTAATTGATAACATTGAACACAATTGAGATATGATAGCTCAACGCTGTATCGTCAGAATTGCCTGGCTTACGCAATCGGCTACTAAACGCTGGACAATTTCATCAAATGGCACGAGCAAATGGGGTAGTGGAGGGGAACAAAAGACATTTTGACTATAAGTAACCGGTAACTTAATTCCTTTCTGATTGGTTGGGATTGCTTACAACTATTTGTGAATTTACTGCCTGTTGAGTATGCGTAGGCACTCTGGCGAGAGGCATTGAAGTAGTCGCAAGGCTGCTCTACCGGATGTGTACAATGATACTTTGAATATCATTCAGGATGTACAAGccctttggatggcctctacggacgcaaaacgttttcctttcatggccaaatgcaattttccgaataggtagaagtcacagggagcgaTTTCgagcgaatacggtgagtaattgatggttaaaatgcgatttcaagTCAAGAAATCAGACAcaaaagtggatcgatgagatggtgtatTATCAtgaaataagcgccagcttcctacTTCGATGAATGCGATAcaataaacgcttcaaaacgccaatatACAAAGTTGCATTAACGGTTTAGACCGttagcacgaactccttgtcGACACTTCCCTTCGAATCGCAAAGACAAATGAACATCGTcttaatttttgacttctccaaacgcgatttttctggggccttccattcggcactttgacgcttagtttgaGGTTTATGTTGGacacaccacgtttcatcaccagttacaatgttgcaaAGGGAGTTGTcgtattttctcgcctctttaatgagacctttcgaatattgaattctgagcaattttcggtcctcagttaacttgtgcggaatgaaacgggcacagacctttcgtaagcccaaatgatcggttaaaatgaaataaatcgttgttttggagatattcaactccgattgcatgaatttcaacgatgatttcggtttttGATAGGTTTACAAACAATtgcgatggagttttcggtgattactgattttgggaggcccgtatgttcattgtcatttatgttctTACAACCATCACTGAAACGTGTCACACACCCATGAACTTTGGTACGACAATGATCACCATAAACTTTTcacatcaattcaaatgtttcggtaaacgttttaccggttttagaacaaaatttggTATTAGCTCTTTgatcgaaactcatttttgtaccgatgacagaAGCACACAGACACTTTAGACCCAATGGCTTCGCTtctactgaaccgaatgtccccaagctttcactggaggtcagctagggatgtaacttccaacgcattaactcattaaaaaaatggcgcgatcaaaaacatatttatgacggcagtcttgtttattttggacttcaccttgtatatggcCATGTACGCCTACACGCGCTCTAGATGTAGCTGATGCTGCATTCGTCAATAAACTGTGGCACGCCCATAATTCtggaactaaaaaaataataaaacgtcTTATTATCAATAGCAATAATATTGGCGTGGACACAGCAGACACAGATGTAGCTTGGTAGCTCGGTACTTTAGATGCGTAGATGAAAGAAATGGAAAGCCGAAGTTCAGCTAAGGcctaaaaaattcttaatgtaATAATAAGCAATAGTTTGGTAAGTCTTTTAAACtttgttttccacttttttatattttcttcctttttgACTTCATTTCTTTAATTGACTATCAGATGCCAAAATGGCTTTCTCGCCATTTTGAATGTGAAGCCCGCTTTTTGCCGATACGGCTTAGCTTCAATGCTTTGTCTcgctataaataaatacaaaataaataattggcacatgCACTTATGTTAAGTAGATAGGACAAAGTGCGTCGTTGATGATGCACGAGCACAAAGAGCCATCGAAGCAGTTgtgtaagaaataaaattttcagttaTTCGGCGTGAGTCTGTTGCCTACTATCCAGCATACGGTGCACCGTGGATTGGAAAGTCAAAAACgattaaaagcaaattttagcGAGCGGATtttcgtattaaaaaataaaatgaaatcgtAAATCGAAAGATGATagcattgtttttttattttttatatgtaaaagcgAACAAAATGTCAacaatcaacgcgatttttgagctatTTCCAGCTTAGACTTTATTGCACCAAAATTTAAGAGCTAAAACGCTGCATACTTCAAATTCTGTTAgagattctcataaaaaaatattaaaatccaaTGAGAAAGAAATGAATTGTCAAACCTAGTCAACAAGTTCGTGCACTCTAATTATGAAACGCACATTATACAGGGTGAATGATATGAAGTGTtgcctattcaaaacaccataatttttttgtgtgaaattagtttttattgatttgaaagacaaaattgttcaaaaatgattacaattttaacatatattcactttagctcgatatgaccaccttttgcattGAGTATAGCCTTGAAACGGTCAAAaaacgaatgtgatcttgaggtattttggccgattctcgtataatcgatttttttcagtgcatccatactggcatattttttagtcctcaccttgctctccaaaatggaccggatggaatagtccatcggatttgcgtctggctggttgtgattttccagctaaATATAACggaatcacactattacgtttgaattccgtcacagagaaaaaaaattcagcaacactaagacgcaaatgcttttgatggcttataaataatatattgaactgtcattagaacaattttgacgttggtgtcatgagctgttttacagctcaccctgtatatatatgggGTCTTATTTTAAAAGCTGGAGAGTTTAGAATGAtaacacaaaacagaaatattgttggaatgattttttttattataacttggTAGATAATttgatggcatttattttttgaatatcataTTCAGCATTTGTTCGGAGCGGCTACGAATTACACAGTTCATTCTATCGGTCtaattttgactacttttttcaataaatcggaataataaatctaaatgagcgtaatcagcaaaaatgcgacgcaaaagATGGGCATTTGACTTAAATTATTGCGCGAGCTGCATTTAATTGGCACATAAATCAAGacccttacgtaaaatttttaaagta from Anastrepha ludens isolate Willacy chromosome 5, idAnaLude1.1, whole genome shotgun sequence includes these protein-coding regions:
- the LOC128865292 gene encoding uncharacterized protein LOC128865292; amino-acid sequence: MPATATAISSTPLAVPAAANSQLTAISEISELHQLRDLYRRDWPAHCVGYYCLSNFIDWVENRQQLSSVADMKNLQIFTLDSDWHSDGLFLIVDRYQLFVNSLLASEDSERLTKAISLLNWTWPGYKVSSFRERHRLSVLSVVRDKKLTTEYDSLTVMYYKPSAEVLQLPISCSANYVLRPLNAATDAEEIDTLWPNRHQGSLFLIKRLIEWNANIGVYTADTDELVAWCLRLQGGFLGALQVKENHKRRGLGSLVAAATAQRIAEQGDDVMALVNKNNSASRGMFDKLGFKVVDNCYWLRTLPTQNVEIPWPDGE